The following coding sequences are from one Bradyrhizobium sp. WSM471 window:
- the mltG gene encoding endolytic transglycosylase MltG — protein MSERPPISPRSPRAALEPEQVPPPPKRSDRARNPFVIVGNAIITLLLIAMIGAGGVYYYGRQVLEAPGPLKEDKIVNIPQRAGKRDIAETLNREGVTDVNPWAFIASVAALKASSDLKPGEYSFQKNASLRDVIATIVEGKVVQHAVTIPEGLTSEQIVARLSDNDIFTGSVRELPREGTLLPETYKFPRGTPRDQVIQRMQQAHKRVLTEIWERRSQDIPVKSPEQLVTLASIVEKETGKPDERSRVAAVFVNRLKQRIKLQSDPTIIYGLVGGKGTLGRPIKRSEITQPSPYNTYVIEGLPPGPISNPGRASLEAAANPARTRDLYFVADGTGGHSFTETYDAHQKNVAKLRAMEKQIQNDTVEPAEDAQPPAAAAPGAADTPTATTPARPNQQKKPPAARPAGPPPARQGAVQASPPVVQR, from the coding sequence ATGAGTGAAAGGCCGCCCATTTCGCCCCGGAGCCCGCGGGCAGCGCTCGAGCCCGAGCAGGTCCCGCCGCCGCCGAAGCGATCGGATCGTGCGCGCAATCCCTTCGTGATCGTCGGCAACGCCATCATCACCCTGCTGCTGATTGCGATGATCGGTGCGGGCGGCGTGTACTATTACGGCCGGCAGGTGCTCGAGGCGCCGGGGCCGCTGAAGGAAGACAAGATCGTCAACATCCCGCAGCGCGCCGGCAAGCGTGACATCGCCGAGACGCTGAACCGCGAAGGCGTGACCGACGTCAATCCGTGGGCGTTCATTGCCAGCGTCGCTGCGTTGAAGGCGAGCTCGGACCTCAAGCCGGGTGAATATTCGTTCCAGAAGAACGCATCCTTGCGCGACGTGATTGCCACCATCGTCGAGGGCAAGGTGGTGCAGCATGCCGTGACGATCCCGGAGGGCCTGACCTCCGAGCAGATCGTGGCGCGGCTCTCCGACAACGACATCTTCACCGGCAGCGTGCGTGAGCTGCCGCGCGAAGGCACGCTGCTGCCCGAGACCTACAAGTTCCCGCGCGGCACCCCGCGCGATCAGGTGATCCAACGCATGCAGCAGGCGCACAAGCGCGTGCTGACCGAGATCTGGGAGCGCCGCAGTCAGGACATTCCGGTCAAGAGTCCGGAGCAGCTGGTGACGCTGGCCTCGATCGTGGAGAAGGAGACCGGCAAGCCGGACGAGCGCAGCCGCGTCGCCGCGGTATTCGTCAATCGCCTGAAGCAGAGGATCAAGCTGCAGTCCGATCCCACGATCATCTATGGCCTCGTCGGCGGCAAGGGCACGCTCGGCCGTCCGATCAAGCGCAGCGAGATCACGCAGCCCTCGCCCTACAATACCTATGTGATCGAGGGCCTGCCGCCGGGCCCGATCTCCAACCCCGGCCGGGCCTCGCTTGAGGCTGCCGCCAACCCGGCCCGCACCCGCGACCTCTATTTCGTCGCGGACGGCACCGGCGGGCATTCCTTCACCGAGACCTACGACGCGCACCAGAAGAACGTCGCCAAGTTGCGCGCGATGGAAAAGCAGATCCAGAACGACACGGTCGAGCCGGCCGAGGACGCGCAGCCACCGGCCGCCGCCGCGCCCGGTGCCGCCGATACGCCGACGGCGACCACGCCGGCGCGGCCGAACCAGCAGAAAAAGCCGCCGGCTGCTCGCCCCGCGGGTCCGCCGCCGGCCCGGCAAGGTGCGGTACAGGCCTCGCCCCCGGTGGTGCAGCGCTAG
- a CDS encoding YicC/YloC family endoribonuclease has translation MALSSMTGFARSHGASGPYAFEWELKSVNAKGFDLRVRLPQGFDELEAHAKKRAAELLSRGTVYANLTVKRANAATSVRVNEDVLNAVLKAAAVIAGKVDAVAPSVDGLLAIKGVIEVAEPEGDEEEDKAARAAAADAFDKALAELVEMRKREGTSLGQILIQRVDEVEQLAKKAEAAPGRKPEAIKARLAEQIASLLDTSDRFDSDRLMQEAILIATRADIREELDRIASHIAQARELIGKGGPVGRKLDFLAQEFHREVNTCCSKSNDIELTNTGLAMKNVVEQFREQVQNLE, from the coding sequence ATGGCGTTGTCGTCCATGACGGGCTTTGCCCGAAGCCACGGCGCGAGCGGGCCGTATGCGTTCGAATGGGAATTGAAGTCGGTCAACGCCAAGGGCTTTGATCTCAGGGTGCGCCTGCCGCAGGGATTCGACGAGCTCGAGGCTCATGCCAAGAAGCGCGCCGCCGAGCTGCTCTCGCGAGGCACCGTCTACGCCAATCTGACGGTCAAGCGCGCCAATGCGGCCACCAGCGTCCGCGTCAACGAGGACGTGCTCAACGCCGTCCTCAAGGCCGCCGCCGTGATCGCCGGCAAGGTCGATGCGGTCGCGCCGAGCGTCGACGGGCTTCTGGCCATCAAGGGTGTCATTGAGGTCGCCGAGCCCGAGGGCGACGAGGAGGAGGACAAGGCCGCGCGCGCCGCCGCCGCGGACGCCTTCGACAAGGCGCTCGCCGAACTCGTTGAGATGCGCAAGCGTGAGGGGACCTCGCTCGGGCAGATCCTGATCCAGCGCGTGGACGAGGTCGAGCAGCTGGCGAAGAAGGCCGAGGCCGCGCCCGGCCGCAAGCCCGAGGCGATCAAGGCGAGACTCGCCGAGCAGATCGCGAGCCTCCTCGACACCTCCGACCGTTTCGATTCCGACCGCCTGATGCAGGAAGCGATCCTGATCGCGACCAGGGCGGACATCCGCGAGGAGCTCGATCGCATCGCCTCGCACATCGCGCAGGCGCGCGAGCTGATCGGCAAGGGCGGCCCGGTCGGGCGCAAGCTCGACTTCCTGGCGCAGGAGTTTCACCGCGAGGTCAATACCTGTTGCTCGAAGTCCAACGACATCGAGCTGACCAATACGGGGCTCGCCATGAAGAATGTGGTCGAGCAGTTCCGCGAGCAGGTCCAGAATCTGGAGTGA
- the gmk gene encoding guanylate kinase: MTNGGHGTDGVERRGLMFVLSSPSGAGKTTLSRMLIDRMPGLRMSVSATTRAMRPGEVDGRDYSFVDKATFEAMVKADQLLEWATVFDNSYGTPRAPVEAALSAGQDVLFDIDWQGTQQLREKARADVVSVFILPPSAADLEKRLHSRAQDSDEVIRKRMSRASHEMSHWAEYDYIVINHDVDEAFAEVQSVLKAERLKRERQTGLVGFVRGLQGQLQG; this comes from the coding sequence ATGACGAATGGCGGTCACGGAACTGACGGTGTCGAGCGGCGCGGATTGATGTTCGTGCTGTCCTCGCCGTCGGGCGCGGGCAAGACGACGCTGTCGCGCATGTTGATCGACCGTATGCCCGGCCTCCGAATGTCGGTGTCGGCGACCACGCGGGCGATGCGGCCGGGCGAGGTCGACGGCAGGGATTATTCGTTCGTCGACAAGGCCACCTTCGAGGCGATGGTGAAGGCCGACCAGCTGCTGGAATGGGCGACCGTGTTCGACAACAGCTACGGCACGCCGCGTGCGCCGGTTGAGGCGGCGCTGTCAGCTGGGCAGGACGTGCTGTTCGACATCGACTGGCAGGGCACGCAGCAGCTTCGAGAGAAAGCACGCGCCGACGTCGTCAGCGTGTTCATCCTGCCGCCCTCGGCCGCCGATCTCGAGAAGCGGCTGCATTCGCGCGCGCAGGATTCCGACGAGGTGATCCGCAAGCGAATGAGCCGCGCCAGCCACGAGATGAGCCACTGGGCCGAGTACGACTACATCGTCATCAACCACGACGTTGACGAGGCCTTCGCCGAGGTGCAGTCGGTCCTGAAGGCCGAACGCCTCAAGCGCGAGCGGCAGACCGGCCTCGTGGGCTTCGTGCGAGGTCTGCAAGGTCAGCTTCAAGGCTAG
- a CDS encoding caspase family protein, with the protein MRARIFNRVPGLATLVAALLVVATYPASAEKRVALVVGNSAYKNITPLDNPSKDASLMAETLGLLGFTLVGGRAQLDLDKGAMDLAVQSFGRQVQGADVALFYYAGHGVQVSGANYLVPVGANPTREADVDFQMTDVNLVLRQMQGSGTRLNLVILDACRNNPFGSRGLRASDGGLAQMRAPEGTLISYATQPGNVAQDGSDGHSPYTKALAATVRTAGLDVFQTFNQVGLAVKRATSGAQQPWVSSSPIDGTFYFVAPTQTAPPQVAAMQPDPLPADRLRPDPDRVPLRDAALLSELSERLYELNFDPDSPDGLTRAITKLQQRISMAPTGEATEGLLLRMRKMEDLKPWGSIVYGPDGGKWGISWNHASRRAAVADARGNCAGAKCPIELSFYGNRCGAFAISDKSWSLVQRDSVQRAKDAALDECGKAGKACRIIGSVCADGSGR; encoded by the coding sequence ATGCGCGCGAGGATTTTCAATCGCGTCCCGGGGCTGGCGACGCTGGTCGCAGCCCTGCTCGTCGTCGCCACATACCCGGCATCGGCCGAGAAGCGCGTCGCGCTCGTTGTCGGCAACTCCGCCTACAAGAACATCACGCCGCTCGACAATCCGTCCAAGGACGCGAGCCTGATGGCGGAGACGCTTGGCCTGCTCGGCTTCACGCTGGTCGGAGGCCGCGCTCAGCTCGATCTCGACAAGGGCGCGATGGACCTGGCGGTGCAGAGCTTTGGCCGGCAGGTGCAGGGCGCCGACGTCGCGCTGTTCTATTATGCCGGCCACGGCGTGCAGGTCTCGGGCGCCAACTATCTCGTGCCGGTCGGCGCCAATCCGACGCGCGAGGCCGACGTCGACTTCCAGATGACCGACGTCAACCTCGTGCTGCGCCAGATGCAGGGATCGGGCACGCGGCTCAACCTCGTGATCCTGGACGCCTGCCGCAACAACCCCTTCGGCTCGCGCGGCCTGCGCGCCTCCGATGGCGGCCTCGCGCAGATGCGCGCGCCCGAGGGCACGCTGATCTCCTACGCAACGCAACCCGGCAATGTCGCCCAGGACGGCAGCGACGGCCACAGCCCCTACACCAAGGCATTGGCCGCGACGGTCCGGACCGCGGGCCTCGACGTATTCCAGACTTTCAATCAGGTCGGCCTCGCGGTGAAGCGCGCCACCTCCGGCGCGCAGCAGCCCTGGGTGTCGTCCTCCCCGATCGACGGCACCTTCTATTTCGTAGCCCCGACGCAAACCGCGCCGCCGCAGGTCGCAGCGATGCAGCCTGATCCGCTGCCGGCAGATCGGCTGCGCCCCGATCCGGACCGCGTCCCCTTGCGCGATGCCGCCCTGCTGAGCGAACTCAGCGAGCGGCTCTACGAGCTCAATTTCGATCCTGACAGCCCTGATGGACTGACCCGCGCGATCACAAAACTCCAGCAGCGGATTTCCATGGCGCCGACGGGCGAAGCCACCGAAGGCCTTCTGCTGCGGATGCGCAAGATGGAGGACCTGAAGCCATGGGGCTCGATCGTCTACGGGCCCGACGGCGGCAAATGGGGCATCTCCTGGAACCACGCCTCGCGGCGCGCGGCGGTAGCGGATGCGCGCGGCAATTGCGCCGGCGCCAAATGTCCGATCGAGCTGTCCTTCTATGGCAACCGCTGCGGCGCGTTCGCGATCTCCGACAAATCCTGGTCGCTGGTCCAGCGCGACAGCGTGCAGCGCGCGAAAGACGCCGCGCTTGACGAATGCGGCAAGGCTGGCAAAGCTTGCCGCATTATCGGTTCCGTCTGTGCCGACGGCTCCGGCCGCTGA
- a CDS encoding Crp/Fnr family transcriptional regulator, with amino-acid sequence MPHPKFIAHLQAIEGLSEDERRQIAGLPSTLRQVSDGEIVLRQGEDASRCVFVVSGFLYQARIVGDRSQILAFHVPGDMPCLHTLLVSPMDADLVGLGPSIVGYVAHSQLKQLLDGSIHLTRAFWRETLIDAAISRQWIARLGAQAALPKVAHLICELAARLEVVGLVKNRCFQMPMTQRHVADACGLSIVHVNRTIQELRGRRLIAWEGSEIELLQPDELRALADFTPDYLT; translated from the coding sequence ATGCCACACCCGAAGTTCATCGCACATCTCCAGGCGATTGAAGGCCTCTCCGAAGACGAACGCCGCCAGATCGCGGGTCTGCCGTCCACGCTGCGCCAGGTATCGGACGGCGAGATCGTACTGCGCCAGGGTGAAGATGCCTCCCGATGCGTTTTCGTCGTCAGCGGCTTCCTCTACCAGGCGCGCATTGTCGGCGATCGCAGCCAGATCCTCGCCTTCCACGTTCCCGGCGACATGCCATGCCTGCACACGCTGCTGGTCTCGCCGATGGATGCGGACCTCGTGGGTCTTGGACCCTCCATCGTCGGCTACGTTGCACACAGCCAACTCAAGCAGCTGCTTGACGGCTCGATTCACCTGACCCGCGCGTTCTGGCGCGAGACGCTGATCGACGCGGCGATCTCGCGACAATGGATCGCGCGCCTCGGCGCACAGGCGGCGCTGCCGAAGGTGGCGCATCTGATCTGCGAGCTCGCCGCAAGGCTGGAGGTCGTGGGCCTCGTCAAGAACCGCTGCTTCCAGATGCCGATGACGCAGCGGCATGTCGCCGATGCCTGCGGATTGTCGATCGTCCACGTCAATCGCACCATCCAGGAGCTGAGAGGGCGCCGATTGATTGCCTGGGAGGGAAGCGAGATCGAGCTGTTGCAACCCGACGAACTCCGCGCGCTCGCGGATTTCACCCCGGATTATCTGACCTGA
- a CDS encoding Crp/Fnr family transcriptional regulator, with amino-acid sequence MEKAHDVLIRNLSEHTALAQEDVAEIRGLTFVQREFAPNEDFIRQGDEPEHSALVVSGMVARYHLLDSGRRQYLAFHLSGDLPDSQGLFIDQMDHGLCALGPASVAFFPHRELFIAFRRRPTFALSVWRETLLDAAIFREAITNNSARPMHTRMAHLFCELFYRARAAQLVRGNRCRLPFSLAQLGETLGMAIATVNRTLADLRRSGTMDMREGELIVLKWRELQRLGGFSPTYLHLKRQSPPHA; translated from the coding sequence ATGGAAAAAGCGCATGACGTGCTGATCCGGAACCTGAGCGAGCACACCGCACTCGCACAGGAGGATGTCGCGGAAATTCGCGGGCTGACCTTCGTTCAGCGCGAGTTCGCTCCGAACGAGGATTTCATCCGTCAGGGTGACGAACCCGAGCATTCGGCGCTGGTCGTCTCCGGCATGGTCGCGCGCTACCATTTGCTCGACAGCGGCCGGCGGCAATATCTCGCGTTCCATTTGTCTGGAGACCTGCCGGACTCGCAGGGACTGTTCATCGACCAGATGGACCATGGCCTCTGCGCGCTCGGACCCGCTTCGGTGGCGTTCTTCCCGCATCGCGAATTGTTCATTGCCTTCCGGCGACGGCCGACCTTCGCACTGTCGGTCTGGCGCGAGACTCTGCTCGATGCCGCGATCTTTCGCGAGGCCATCACCAATAATAGCGCGCGGCCGATGCACACGCGCATGGCACACCTGTTCTGCGAGCTGTTCTACCGCGCCCGGGCTGCGCAACTCGTCCGCGGCAATCGCTGCCGCCTGCCGTTCAGCCTCGCACAACTCGGCGAAACCCTGGGCATGGCGATCGCGACCGTGAACCGGACGCTCGCCGACCTCAGGCGGAGCGGGACCATGGACATGCGCGAGGGCGAGCTGATCGTCCTGAAATGGCGCGAACTGCAGCGGCTCGGAGGCTTCAGTCCGACCTATCTGCATTTGAAGCGCCAATCGCCTCCGCATGCTTGA
- a CDS encoding Crp/Fnr family transcriptional regulator, producing the protein MTGRPQNDLLQRLSRPDFELLAPHLQPVELEASHILYHAGDEVAAVHFPCRSTLVSFAVPVEDDREVESLLVGREGAVGIAAGRSVSLAYSRIVVKLGGTLVRLPLRALEQAQQRSVTLQQVLSRYGDCQFAQLLQTAACNAAHSIEQRAAKWIISAQQHVGGPEIPLTHEQLAGMLGVSRSYASRVIQMFKARRILATRRGAILILDAPALEARACSCNDWVKKHFDEVMGRTAADG; encoded by the coding sequence GTGACCGGTCGGCCCCAGAACGATCTTCTCCAGCGGCTCAGCCGCCCGGATTTCGAACTGCTCGCGCCGCACCTCCAGCCGGTCGAACTCGAAGCGAGCCACATCCTGTATCACGCCGGCGACGAGGTGGCGGCGGTCCATTTTCCCTGCCGCTCCACGCTCGTGTCCTTCGCCGTGCCGGTCGAGGACGATCGCGAGGTCGAAAGCCTGCTGGTCGGGCGCGAGGGCGCGGTGGGCATTGCCGCCGGCCGCAGCGTCTCGCTGGCCTATTCGCGCATCGTGGTGAAGCTGGGCGGGACCCTGGTGCGGCTGCCGCTGCGCGCGCTCGAGCAGGCCCAGCAGAGGTCGGTCACGCTCCAGCAGGTGCTCTCGCGCTATGGCGACTGTCAGTTCGCGCAGCTGCTCCAGACCGCAGCCTGCAATGCCGCACATTCGATCGAGCAGCGCGCCGCCAAGTGGATCATCTCCGCGCAGCAGCACGTCGGCGGCCCCGAGATCCCCCTCACCCACGAGCAGCTTGCCGGCATGCTCGGCGTGTCCCGCAGCTATGCCAGCCGCGTCATCCAGATGTTCAAGGCGAGGCGGATCCTCGCGACGCGCCGTGGCGCCATCCTGATCCTTGACGCGCCGGCGCTCGAAGCCAGAGCCTGCTCCTGCAACGACTGGGTGAAGAAGCACTTTGATGAGGTGATGGGACGCACGGCCGCGGACGGTTAG
- a CDS encoding Flp family type IVb pilin, with protein sequence MQTIRRFLADESGATAIEYGLIAAGIALAIIAVVNNLGATLNKKFTSISSSLK encoded by the coding sequence ATGCAGACCATCCGCCGCTTCCTCGCCGACGAGTCCGGCGCCACTGCGATCGAGTACGGCCTGATCGCCGCCGGCATTGCGCTCGCGATCATCGCCGTCGTCAACAACCTCGGCGCGACGCTGAACAAGAAGTTCACCTCAATCAGCAGCTCGCTGAAGTAA
- a CDS encoding alcohol dehydrogenase, with amino-acid sequence MALMRRQSLVKFDAPLCETIVDTPKPQGREVLVRIERCGLCHSDLHIQDGYADLGGGKKLDTTRGMTLPFTLGHEIAGVVDEVGPDVFAGLVGSKKAVFPWIGCGKCRDCANGDENLCARQRFLGVSIDGGFATHVLVPDAKYLLDYDPLPVNQAATLMCSGVTAYGALKRLVDRPRQRNLLLIGLGGVGMMGLSFAAAMFKQPITVADLSGAARETALKNGAAAAYDPAEPDVIKRILKETDGGFDEIVDFAGNEKSMAFAVAVAARGGKIVVSGLMGGQFTLPMVQWVYKRMTIEGFMVGTLTEAHELMALARAGKIKPTPMREEPMGDVQTWIDELRAGKVVGRIVLKN; translated from the coding sequence ATGGCGTTGATGCGTCGGCAATCCCTGGTCAAGTTCGATGCGCCGCTGTGCGAGACCATCGTCGACACGCCGAAGCCGCAAGGTCGAGAGGTGCTGGTGCGCATCGAGCGCTGCGGCCTCTGCCACTCCGATCTGCACATCCAGGACGGCTACGCCGATCTCGGCGGCGGCAAGAAGCTCGACACCACGCGCGGCATGACGCTGCCCTTCACGCTCGGCCACGAGATCGCGGGCGTGGTCGATGAAGTCGGTCCCGACGTGTTCGCCGGTCTCGTCGGCAGCAAGAAGGCGGTGTTTCCGTGGATCGGTTGCGGCAAGTGCCGCGACTGCGCCAATGGCGACGAGAACCTCTGCGCCAGGCAGCGCTTTCTCGGCGTCTCCATCGACGGCGGCTTCGCCACCCACGTGCTGGTGCCCGACGCGAAATATCTGCTCGACTACGATCCCCTGCCCGTCAACCAGGCCGCGACGCTGATGTGCTCCGGCGTCACCGCCTATGGCGCGCTCAAGCGCCTGGTCGATCGTCCACGCCAGCGCAATCTCCTGCTGATCGGCCTCGGCGGCGTCGGCATGATGGGCCTTTCCTTTGCGGCGGCCATGTTCAAGCAACCGATCACGGTCGCCGACCTCAGCGGTGCCGCGCGCGAGACCGCGCTGAAGAACGGCGCGGCGGCGGCCTACGATCCGGCCGAGCCCGACGTGATCAAGCGCATCCTCAAGGAAACCGATGGCGGCTTCGACGAGATCGTCGATTTCGCCGGCAACGAGAAGTCCATGGCTTTTGCGGTCGCGGTCGCCGCGCGCGGCGGCAAGATCGTGGTCTCCGGCCTGATGGGCGGCCAGTTCACGTTGCCGATGGTGCAATGGGTCTACAAGCGCATGACCATCGAGGGCTTCATGGTCGGCACGCTCACCGAGGCTCACGAGCTGATGGCGCTCGCCCGCGCCGGCAAGATCAAGCCGACGCCGATGCGCGAGGAGCCGATGGGCGACGTCCAGACCTGGATCGACGAGCTTCGCGCCGGCAAGGTCGTCGGCCGCATCGTGCTCAAGAACTAG
- the rsmA gene encoding 16S rRNA (adenine(1518)-N(6)/adenine(1519)-N(6))-dimethyltransferase RsmA, with amino-acid sequence MSAIDDLPPLREVIRQHALSARKSLGQNFLLDLNLTARIARAAAPLEDSTIIEIGPGPGGLTRALLALGARRVIAIEHDERAIPALQDISARYPGRLEIVHGDAMTFDPRPLLSGERAKIVANLPYNIATHLLVGWLTTEPWPPWYDMMVLMFQREVGERIVAREDEEAFGRLGVLANWRCETKILFDIAPSAFVPPPKVTSSVVRLIPRENPLACDRKLLEKVAAAAFGQRRKMLRQSLKSLGADPARLAAAAGVDATRRAETVPISGFVAMARELANIRSETER; translated from the coding sequence ATGAGCGCGATCGACGACCTCCCGCCGCTTCGCGAGGTCATTCGCCAGCACGCTTTGTCGGCGCGCAAATCGCTCGGCCAGAACTTCCTCCTCGACCTCAATCTCACCGCGCGCATCGCGCGTGCGGCGGCTCCGCTCGAGGACTCCACCATCATCGAGATCGGCCCCGGCCCGGGCGGGCTGACGCGCGCCCTGCTCGCGCTCGGCGCCAGACGCGTCATCGCCATCGAGCATGACGAGCGCGCGATCCCTGCCTTGCAGGATATTTCCGCGCGCTATCCCGGCCGTCTCGAGATCGTGCATGGCGACGCCATGACCTTCGACCCGCGCCCGCTGCTATCGGGCGAGAGAGCAAAGATCGTCGCCAACCTGCCCTACAACATCGCGACCCACCTCCTCGTCGGCTGGCTCACCACCGAGCCCTGGCCGCCCTGGTACGACATGATGGTCCTGATGTTCCAGCGCGAGGTCGGCGAGCGCATCGTGGCGCGCGAGGACGAGGAGGCCTTCGGCCGGCTCGGCGTGCTCGCCAACTGGCGCTGCGAGACCAAGATCCTGTTCGACATCGCGCCGTCCGCCTTCGTGCCGCCGCCGAAGGTTACGTCTTCCGTTGTGCGATTGATCCCGCGCGAAAATCCTCTCGCCTGCGATCGCAAGCTGCTCGAAAAGGTCGCAGCCGCCGCCTTCGGCCAGCGCCGCAAGATGCTGCGGCAAAGCCTGAAGTCGCTGGGCGCCGATCCCGCGCGGCTCGCCGCGGCTGCCGGCGTCGATGCGACGCGGCGCGCCGAAACCGTTCCGATTTCCGGCTTTGTTGCCATGGCGCGTGAATTGGCCAATATACGCAGCGAAACAGAGAGATAA
- the pdxA gene encoding 4-hydroxythreonine-4-phosphate dehydrogenase PdxA, producing MAQQPAKPLALTLGEPAGIGPDITIAAWLKRRELDLPAFYLLGDEALIARRAKALGADVRIASVSAGEAEAAFPKALPVVATGEHASAEPGKPDASSAPAALASIRQAVTDVREGRAGAVVTNPIAKSVLYRAGFRHPGHTEFLAELAAEDGRAPQPVMMLWSPRLAVVPVTIHVSLRDALAQLTSELIVSTVRIVATELKSRFGIANPRIAISGLNPHAGEDGSLGHEEQTVITPAIKTLRSGGIEAKGPLPADTMFHEAARNSYDCAVCMYHDQALIPIKTVAFDDAVNVTLGLPFIRTSPDHGTAFDIAGTGKANPASLIAALRLASRMAAAKTR from the coding sequence ATGGCCCAGCAGCCTGCCAAGCCTCTCGCCCTGACGCTGGGAGAACCTGCCGGCATCGGCCCCGACATCACGATCGCAGCCTGGCTCAAGCGCCGCGAACTGGACCTGCCCGCCTTTTATCTGCTCGGCGACGAGGCGCTGATCGCCCGCCGCGCCAAGGCGCTCGGCGCCGACGTCAGGATCGCTTCGGTAAGCGCCGGCGAGGCCGAGGCCGCCTTCCCCAAGGCCTTGCCAGTGGTTGCGACCGGCGAGCACGCAAGCGCCGAGCCCGGCAAGCCCGACGCATCGAGCGCGCCCGCCGCCCTTGCCTCGATCCGCCAGGCGGTCACTGATGTCCGCGAGGGCCGCGCCGGCGCCGTCGTCACCAATCCGATCGCCAAGAGCGTGCTCTATCGCGCCGGCTTCCGCCATCCCGGTCATACCGAATTCCTCGCCGAGCTCGCCGCGGAAGACGGCCGCGCGCCGCAGCCGGTGATGATGCTGTGGTCGCCGCGGCTCGCCGTCGTGCCCGTGACCATCCACGTCTCCTTGCGCGATGCACTGGCTCAGCTCACCAGCGAGCTGATCGTCTCGACCGTGCGCATCGTCGCGACCGAACTCAAATCCCGCTTCGGCATCGCGAATCCGCGCATCGCGATTTCCGGCCTCAATCCGCATGCGGGTGAGGACGGCTCGCTCGGCCACGAGGAGCAGACCGTGATCACGCCGGCGATCAAGACGTTGCGCAGCGGCGGCATCGAGGCGAAGGGACCGCTCCCCGCCGACACCATGTTCCACGAAGCCGCGCGAAACAGCTATGACTGCGCCGTCTGCATGTACCACGACCAGGCGCTGATCCCGATCAAGACGGTCGCCTTCGACGACGCGGTCAACGTCACGCTCGGCCTGCCCTTCATCCGCACCTCACCCGACCACGGCACCGCCTTCGACATCGCCGGCACGGGCAAGGCCAATCCGGCAAGCCTGATCGCCGCGTTGAGGCTCGCGAGCCGGATGGCGGCTGCGAAAACCCGATGA
- a CDS encoding SurA N-terminal domain-containing protein, translating to MTIPLPVFRLFLVLGALLLAGTPSRAQNIVVMVNGDPITDFDIEQRSKLDQLTTQKTPARQEVINTLIDERVKLKEGKKYGVDPGVSDINQSYEGMAQRMRISPDQLTKSLEVKGVRPETLKSRMKAEMVWTSLVRGRFKEKLLVGEKDVAQAVQAQTGDKLQIEGTEYKMQPIVLIVPRGSSQAFLETRHKEAEQYRSRIGSCEEANSLFRSTPNATIRDIVTKTTAELPEALRKVLDDTPIGHLTAPEMTKAGIEMVVLCSRKPTMIDTPKKREVREKMYQEKYEKTQKTYLEELRKAAMIEYRNR from the coding sequence ATGACGATCCCATTGCCTGTCTTCCGCCTCTTCCTCGTCCTCGGCGCCCTGCTCCTGGCCGGCACGCCGTCGCGCGCGCAGAACATCGTCGTGATGGTCAACGGCGATCCCATCACCGACTTCGACATCGAGCAGCGCTCCAAGCTCGACCAGCTGACGACGCAGAAGACACCGGCCCGTCAGGAGGTCATCAACACGCTGATCGACGAGCGGGTGAAGCTAAAGGAAGGCAAGAAATACGGTGTCGACCCCGGCGTCTCCGACATCAACCAGTCCTATGAGGGCATGGCGCAGCGCATGCGCATCTCGCCGGACCAGCTCACCAAGTCGCTTGAGGTCAAGGGCGTCCGCCCCGAAACCCTGAAGAGCCGCATGAAGGCCGAGATGGTCTGGACCAGCCTCGTGCGCGGCCGCTTCAAGGAGAAGCTGTTGGTCGGCGAGAAGGACGTCGCGCAGGCCGTCCAGGCCCAGACCGGCGACAAGCTGCAGATCGAGGGCACCGAATACAAGATGCAGCCGATCGTGCTGATCGTGCCGCGCGGCTCCTCGCAGGCGTTCCTGGAGACGCGGCATAAGGAAGCCGAGCAATATCGCTCGCGCATCGGGAGCTGCGAAGAAGCCAATTCGTTGTTCCGCTCGACGCCGAATGCCACCATCCGCGACATCGTTACCAAGACCACCGCGGAATTGCCCGAGGCGCTGCGCAAGGTCCTCGACGACACGCCGATCGGCCACCTGACCGCGCCCGAGATGACCAAGGCGGGCATCGAGATGGTGGTGCTGTGCTCGCGCAAGCCGACCATGATCGACACGCCGAAGAAGCGCGAGGTCCGCGAGAAGATGTATCAGGAGAAGTACGAGAAGACCCAGAAGACCTATCTCGAGGAGCTCCGCAAGGCGGCGATGATCGAGTATCGCAACCGCTGA